A single region of the Chryseobacterium sp. 6424 genome encodes:
- a CDS encoding DUF389 domain-containing protein: MHRTIEAAIPSTATPAVTKALVDDPNVIHLSVHHNASLKPKGDTLVIHVLNRGADDVLKMLGEHTENIEFSIATAEVASLSHHSKQKEINHDVDEAIWEEMETSLRHNGKTTTNYLILMFIGGMIATVGFVSEIHDLVIAFIAASIIAPGMEPLAKIPLGIALKKTDVLITGLKATFFGYLALIAAAFLTFMVLVNFGLAKEADFTHNEATAAMLHLRLKDVVLSLAAATASIIMYLSYRTNVIAGPLIALIIIPAAAAMGISLYIQNWEWLANFSKRFLLDVVTIVIVGIICIVLKQKFVHKREPLR; encoded by the coding sequence ATGCACAGAACGATTGAAGCCGCCATTCCCTCAACCGCTACTCCTGCTGTTACCAAAGCTCTGGTCGATGACCCCAACGTCATCCACCTTAGTGTCCATCACAATGCTTCCCTGAAACCCAAAGGCGACACGCTCGTCATCCATGTGCTCAACCGCGGCGCTGATGACGTCCTGAAAATGCTGGGCGAACACACTGAAAACATCGAGTTCTCCATCGCTACCGCGGAGGTGGCGAGTCTGAGCCACCATTCCAAGCAGAAAGAGATCAACCACGATGTGGATGAAGCCATCTGGGAGGAGATGGAAACCAGCCTGCGGCACAATGGCAAGACGACGACCAACTATCTGATCCTGATGTTCATCGGTGGCATGATCGCCACTGTAGGCTTCGTGTCCGAGATACACGACCTTGTGATAGCCTTCATCGCGGCCTCCATCATCGCACCCGGTATGGAACCGCTGGCCAAGATTCCGCTCGGTATCGCACTGAAGAAGACAGATGTGCTGATCACCGGGCTGAAAGCGACGTTCTTTGGGTATCTCGCCCTGATCGCCGCCGCGTTTCTCACCTTCATGGTGCTCGTGAATTTCGGTTTGGCCAAAGAAGCGGATTTTACACATAATGAAGCGACGGCCGCCATGCTGCATCTAAGACTAAAAGACGTGGTACTGTCGCTGGCAGCTGCTACGGCGAGTATCATCATGTACCTCTCCTACCGGACTAACGTAATCGCCGGACCGCTCATCGCGCTGATCATCATTCCGGCCGCGGCCGCAATGGGAATTTCGCTTTACATACAGAACTGGGAATGGCTGGCGAATTTCAGCAAACGATTCCTGCTCGATGTAGTGACCATCGTTATTGTCGGCATCATCTGCATTGTCTTAAAACAGAAGTTCGTACATAAACGGGAACCCTTAAGATAA
- a CDS encoding SPFH domain-containing protein — protein MSLTFLLLLLILLFTVIGVITKKLDILTYGPPDRNGKQTPNGVKWKPVTFIFFACLAAMIQPMNYDVISVGHKGLLINLLGDKRGVSYTEEVSGVVFYNKYTQEIQEIPLDQRHIEYPESIIVAKGGFPCPIKPSFNYSVKEAAAADMFTNLRSTYTKGGLEAIQEGWLNNAIIGAINDVANRHAIDYLFNNRETYEAEILSEVNKRIGKWFLVSQLKTNIQPPKAIRQSIEDKATADADAIKAEAQARVAQADAQRKIQLAKGDSASIVIRAQADAKAISLKQQEITPTYVEYQRVLKWDGVMPTTTLGSGSGTLLNLGK, from the coding sequence ATGTCCTTAACTTTTCTACTCCTCCTGCTCATTCTTCTATTCACAGTGATCGGCGTCATCACCAAAAAACTCGATATCCTTACTTACGGGCCGCCTGACAGGAACGGCAAACAGACGCCAAACGGTGTCAAATGGAAACCAGTCACCTTCATATTTTTCGCCTGTCTGGCAGCGATGATACAGCCGATGAATTATGACGTCATCAGTGTAGGACACAAAGGTTTGCTCATCAATCTCCTTGGCGACAAGCGCGGCGTTTCGTACACCGAAGAAGTTTCGGGTGTGGTATTTTACAATAAATACACGCAGGAAATCCAGGAAATTCCGCTCGACCAACGCCATATCGAATATCCCGAATCCATCATCGTGGCCAAAGGCGGTTTCCCCTGCCCGATCAAGCCGTCGTTCAACTATTCCGTGAAGGAAGCCGCGGCGGCTGATATGTTCACGAACCTGAGGTCCACGTACACCAAAGGCGGCCTGGAAGCCATCCAAGAAGGCTGGCTGAACAACGCGATCATCGGTGCCATCAACGATGTCGCTAACCGTCACGCTATCGATTATCTGTTCAACAACCGTGAGACTTACGAAGCCGAAATTCTGTCCGAAGTCAACAAGCGCATCGGCAAATGGTTTCTGGTGTCTCAGCTTAAAACCAATATCCAGCCACCGAAAGCCATCCGCCAGTCGATCGAAGACAAGGCCACCGCGGATGCCGATGCCATCAAAGCCGAAGCGCAGGCGCGTGTTGCACAGGCCGATGCGCAGCGAAAGATACAGTTGGCGAAAGGAGATTCAGCCTCCATCGTGATCCGTGCGCAGGCCGATGCCAAGGCGATCAGTTTAAAACAGCAGGAAATCACGCCGACTTATGTAGAATACCAGCGCGTGCTGAAATGGGACGGCGTAATGCCGACGACTACGCTGGGAAGCGGTAGTGGGACGCTGCTGAATTTGGGGAAGTAG
- a CDS encoding general stress protein, protein MESSMYRPEFRNDYVSRVFKTREEADSAYEDLHSRGYSKDDINVMMSDETRNRYFGENNHDSELGDKVAENAGKGSLIGGGIGAVVGAVAAIGSNVLLPGLGLVIAGPLAAGLAGAGVGAATGGLVGALTGAGVPEDEAKVYESEIKNGGIYMGYKPRNEDDARYSYSKWYNDDTEARH, encoded by the coding sequence ATGGAAAGTTCAATGTACAGACCAGAATTCAGAAACGATTATGTATCCAGAGTGTTTAAAACCCGTGAAGAGGCCGACAGCGCATATGAAGATCTCCACAGCAGAGGTTACAGCAAGGATGACATCAATGTGATGATGAGTGACGAAACCCGAAACCGTTATTTCGGTGAAAACAACCACGATTCTGAACTAGGTGATAAAGTTGCTGAAAATGCCGGTAAGGGCTCGTTGATTGGTGGCGGAATCGGTGCCGTGGTAGGTGCTGTGGCAGCGATTGGGTCTAATGTTCTGTTACCAGGTCTTGGACTTGTCATTGCAGGGCCACTTGCAGCAGGACTTGCGGGCGCAGGTGTAGGTGCGGCTACAGGCGGTTTGGTTGGCGCACTGACGGGCGCGGGCGTACCGGAAGATGAAGCCAAAGTGTATGAAAGCGAAATCAAAAACGGCGGCATCTACATGGGTTATAAACCACGTAACGAAGATGACGCACGATACTCTTACAGTAAATGGTATAACGACGATACAGAAGCCAGACATTAA
- the kbl gene encoding glycine C-acetyltransferase, protein MISNTFLSTLQDELQNIKNDGLFKTERIITSQQSAEIEANGKKLLNFCANNYLGLSNHPEVMKASQEMIESHGYGMSSVRFICGTQDIHKELEAKISEFLGMEDTILYAACFDANGGVFEPLFSDQDAIISDELNHASIIDGVRLCKAARYRYKNNNMEDLEAQLKAASEKNHRFKIIVTDGVFSMDGIVADLKGVCDLAEKFDCLVMVDDSHATGFIGKTGRGTHEASDVMGRVDIITSTLGKALGGALGGFTSGKKEIIDMLRQRSRPYLFSNSLAPGIVGAAMKVLDMIAEDTSLRDKVMENAAYFRTNMKAKGFDIPDGDAAIVPVMLYDAPLAQKMAEKLMDQGIYVIGFFYPVVPKGKARIRVQLSAAHTKEHLDKAIAAFEKVGKELGVI, encoded by the coding sequence ATGATTTCAAATACCTTTCTGTCCACATTACAGGATGAATTACAAAACATCAAAAACGATGGCCTTTTCAAAACCGAACGCATCATCACCTCACAACAGTCTGCCGAGATAGAGGCGAACGGCAAAAAACTCCTCAACTTCTGTGCAAATAACTATCTAGGCTTATCAAACCACCCGGAAGTCATGAAGGCCTCGCAAGAGATGATCGAGAGTCATGGTTACGGCATGTCATCCGTACGTTTTATTTGTGGTACACAGGATATTCATAAAGAACTTGAAGCCAAAATTTCGGAATTTTTAGGCATGGAAGACACCATTCTTTATGCCGCCTGTTTTGATGCGAATGGTGGGGTTTTTGAACCGCTTTTCTCGGATCAGGATGCTATTATTTCTGATGAATTGAACCATGCATCTATCATTGATGGGGTAAGATTGTGTAAAGCAGCGCGTTACCGCTACAAAAACAACAACATGGAAGATCTGGAGGCACAGTTAAAAGCTGCTTCAGAGAAGAACCATCGTTTTAAGATCATTGTGACTGACGGTGTTTTTTCCATGGATGGGATTGTAGCAGATTTAAAAGGGGTTTGTGACCTGGCTGAAAAATTTGATTGTCTGGTGATGGTTGACGACTCCCATGCCACTGGGTTTATTGGCAAGACCGGCCGGGGCACACACGAGGCCAGCGATGTAATGGGCAGGGTAGATATTATTACCTCCACCTTAGGAAAGGCATTGGGTGGCGCTTTAGGCGGATTTACATCCGGAAAGAAGGAAATCATTGATATGCTGAGACAGCGCTCGCGTCCGTATCTGTTTTCAAATTCATTGGCCCCGGGTATCGTAGGCGCTGCGATGAAGGTGCTGGATATGATTGCAGAAGATACTTCGCTACGCGATAAAGTGATGGAAAACGCTGCATATTTCAGGACGAATATGAAAGCCAAAGGTTTCGATATACCGGATGGTGATGCCGCGATTGTTCCCGTCATGCTGTACGATGCCCCTTTAGCCCAAAAAATGGCGGAAAAACTGATGGACCAAGGGATTTACGTCATCGGTTTCTTTTACCCGGTTGTGCCGAAGGGTAAAGCCAGGATCCGCGTACAACTTTCAGCAGCGCACACAAAAGAGCATCTGGATAAAGCCATTGCCGCATTCGAGAAGGTAGGGAAAGAGCTTGGCGTTATTTAA
- a CDS encoding DUF4041 domain-containing protein — protein MGLLDFLKKNELKQIEQLKSLLVKYEPIKNINAEAENIQAEVLKLRSEITTLNANYHVALETYKKIRSEVELYENKIDLIEFGIHTPVYEFEKSDDYRSEQMKVIEKQKQLIKDDRAAICSTNWTVEGSEAKGRKIVQVYKKLMLRAFNGEADVMIAKVRWNNINQMKDRLEKAFESINKLGSGFNVFINKQYFTLKVQQLILEYEFQAKKQEEKEAMKAIQDELREEEKARRDFEKAQREAEKEETMFQKAIERVRREFEQSSGANTLELQNQITELESALKAAQEKKERALSMAQQTKRGYVYIISNIGAFGEDVFKIGMTRRLEPLDRVRELGDASVPFGFDVHALIYSDEARTLEYELHKAFAHKKVNMLNYRKEFFKVPLKEIEEKIQELGFEGEFTTVPEAMEFRETLTILDKLNETDAAETLEEIINKEFPSDLDSLWSANAERVGSTSDE, from the coding sequence ATGGGTCTCTTAGATTTTTTAAAGAAAAATGAACTTAAACAAATCGAACAGCTTAAGTCATTACTTGTGAAGTATGAACCAATAAAAAATATAAACGCTGAAGCAGAAAACATACAAGCGGAAGTCCTAAAACTAAGGAGTGAGATTACTACATTAAACGCAAATTACCACGTAGCTTTAGAAACTTATAAAAAGATAAGGTCCGAAGTTGAATTGTACGAAAACAAAATTGATTTAATTGAATTCGGCATTCATACTCCAGTTTACGAGTTTGAGAAATCAGATGACTACCGTTCTGAGCAAATGAAGGTAATTGAAAAACAAAAACAACTAATAAAGGATGATCGTGCTGCTATCTGTTCCACGAATTGGACTGTAGAAGGCAGTGAAGCAAAAGGAAGAAAAATCGTACAAGTTTACAAGAAACTTATGCTCAGGGCTTTTAATGGTGAAGCAGATGTTATGATCGCAAAGGTTAGATGGAATAATATAAACCAAATGAAAGATCGCTTAGAAAAAGCATTTGAATCAATAAATAAACTAGGTAGCGGTTTTAATGTGTTCATTAACAAACAATATTTCACACTTAAAGTTCAGCAATTAATTCTCGAATATGAGTTTCAAGCCAAGAAACAAGAAGAGAAAGAAGCGATGAAAGCTATACAAGATGAACTGAGGGAAGAGGAAAAAGCCCGCCGTGATTTTGAAAAAGCACAAAGGGAGGCAGAGAAAGAAGAGACAATGTTTCAGAAGGCGATAGAGCGAGTCAGGCGAGAATTTGAACAATCCTCTGGCGCAAACACTTTGGAGCTACAAAATCAAATCACTGAGTTAGAAAGCGCATTAAAAGCTGCACAAGAAAAAAAGGAACGGGCATTGTCTATGGCTCAACAAACTAAACGTGGATATGTTTATATTATATCTAACATAGGAGCTTTCGGAGAAGATGTATTTAAAATAGGTATGACCCGAAGACTTGAGCCATTAGATAGAGTTCGAGAATTAGGAGATGCTTCTGTACCGTTTGGTTTTGACGTTCATGCCTTAATTTATAGCGATGAGGCCAGAACTTTAGAGTATGAACTACATAAAGCATTTGCTCACAAGAAAGTTAATATGTTAAATTACAGAAAAGAGTTTTTTAAAGTCCCTTTAAAAGAAATAGAAGAAAAAATTCAAGAGTTAGGTTTTGAAGGGGAATTTACTACAGTTCCTGAAGCTATGGAGTTCAGAGAAACTTTAACTATTCTTGATAAGCTAAATGAAACTGACGCAGCCGAAACTTTAGAGGAAATCATCAATAAAGAATTCCCTTCTGATTTAGATTCTCTCTGGTCAGCCAACGCAGAAAGAGTTGGGTCTACTAGCGACGAATAA
- a CDS encoding DUF7010 family protein, translating to MINNFENAQQDMRTAYGYGSTGILSSGLVWLASAIAVNQFGVNTGIWTLMIGGMMIFPLSMLIGKMAGISGSHTHGNPLSRLAMEGTVWMIMCIPLAFGLSLVRPEWFFQGMLMIIGGRYLTFASLYGMRSYWLLGALLAAAATVLFATQSGAFYTALSGALTEIVFGTLLFITFRKARLRERVIT from the coding sequence ATGATCAACAACTTTGAAAATGCCCAGCAAGACATGCGCACCGCCTACGGCTACGGCTCCACCGGCATCCTCAGTTCAGGCCTCGTGTGGCTTGCCTCGGCAATTGCAGTAAACCAATTCGGAGTGAACACAGGAATCTGGACTTTGATGATCGGCGGCATGATGATTTTTCCGCTCTCGATGCTCATCGGTAAAATGGCCGGGATTTCAGGCAGTCACACCCATGGAAATCCGCTCAGCAGGTTGGCGATGGAAGGAACGGTCTGGATGATTATGTGTATCCCGCTGGCTTTCGGCCTCTCGCTGGTCAGGCCCGAATGGTTTTTTCAGGGCATGCTGATGATTATCGGTGGACGCTATCTCACTTTCGCCAGCCTTTACGGTATGAGAAGCTACTGGCTGCTCGGCGCTTTGCTGGCGGCAGCTGCAACCGTGCTTTTTGCGACACAGTCAGGAGCGTTCTACACTGCCCTGAGCGGTGCTTTGACGGAAATTGTTTTTGGAACTCTTTTATTTATCACCTTCAGGAAAGCAAGACTGCGTGAGCGGGTTATAACATAA
- a CDS encoding DUF4268 domain-containing protein — protein sequence MFSKQEAQQLKTEFWTAFGKSFPRKWLLYDTKIKDFSFKFHADNKKAEVSLDIEMKDELYRNAYYEKIWSLEDMLKEEIGEFYKDEFYTLDNGKIIARIWVTKENVSVFNKNTWQQIFEFFIEKMEGFERFYYDYEDFIKDV from the coding sequence ATGTTCTCGAAACAGGAAGCCCAACAACTTAAAACCGAATTCTGGACCGCCTTTGGCAAGAGTTTTCCGAGGAAGTGGCTCTTGTATGATACGAAAATAAAGGATTTCTCCTTTAAATTTCATGCAGATAATAAAAAAGCCGAAGTCTCACTCGATATTGAAATGAAAGATGAGCTCTACCGAAACGCCTATTACGAAAAAATATGGTCGCTGGAGGATATGTTGAAGGAAGAGATCGGAGAGTTTTATAAAGATGAATTCTATACGCTGGACAACGGGAAAATCATTGCCAGAATTTGGGTAACCAAAGAAAATGTATCGGTATTCAATAAAAATACCTGGCAACAGATCTTTGAGTTTTTCATTGAAAAAATGGAGGGTTTCGAACGTTTCTATTACGATTACGAGGACTTCATCAAAGACGTATGA
- a CDS encoding DUF6175 family protein: MKNFFLRNILPLALALVSLPGFAQMSASNVQTVQPKIMVIPYVKEGEDLRNILENDVNKRIALTKIKEVFDSRGFTTVDFIAKLKSAKDNNIFTSDNQTDLKDQIVQMSGADIYVQAEVTESRTSSGNSVSVVMSGYEASTGNSLSNKVGESGKFYTDDFGKLASKAVESVSQEFLNVMQTKFTDIVTNGKSINIDISFAQGSVYKMSSVIAPENLPLSDQIEMWMENNAYKNNYHIQGTTDMRMILDDVKIPLKDSNGKNYNPNKFALEMFKFFRNINLQTDKDIKGNTIYITIK, from the coding sequence ATGAAAAACTTTTTCCTAAGAAATATACTGCCGCTGGCCCTTGCGTTGGTCAGCCTCCCCGGCTTTGCCCAGATGTCCGCTTCCAATGTGCAGACTGTGCAGCCGAAAATTATGGTGATTCCGTATGTGAAAGAAGGTGAGGACCTTCGTAATATCCTTGAAAATGATGTCAACAAAAGGATAGCGCTTACAAAAATAAAAGAGGTTTTTGATTCGCGCGGGTTTACCACAGTAGACTTCATCGCCAAACTGAAATCCGCAAAAGACAACAATATCTTCACCTCCGACAATCAGACTGATCTTAAGGACCAGATTGTCCAAATGTCCGGAGCAGATATCTATGTTCAGGCAGAAGTAACCGAAAGCAGGACGTCTTCCGGCAATTCGGTATCGGTAGTTATGTCGGGCTATGAGGCCTCTACCGGAAATTCCCTTTCGAACAAAGTAGGCGAAAGCGGGAAGTTCTATACCGATGATTTCGGCAAGCTGGCCTCGAAAGCGGTGGAAAGCGTATCACAGGAATTCCTCAATGTGATGCAGACCAAATTCACTGATATCGTAACGAACGGTAAATCCATCAACATTGATATCAGTTTTGCCCAAGGTTCAGTATATAAGATGTCTTCGGTAATAGCTCCCGAAAACCTTCCCCTCTCAGACCAGATTGAGATGTGGATGGAGAATAATGCCTACAAGAATAACTACCACATACAGGGTACTACCGATATGAGAATGATACTGGATGATGTGAAAATTCCGCTGAAAGATTCAAACGGAAAAAACTATAACCCGAACAAATTTGCTCTTGAGATGTTTAAATTTTTCCGAAATATAAACCTTCAGACGGACAAAGACATAAAAGGAAACACCATTTATATTACCATTAAGTAA
- a CDS encoding Crp/Fnr family transcriptional regulator, with product MILHESYLENPTFENLSDREKAVLASNSSLMKFEHEEMFLKHGSLLNSVYFIHEGVVKMKHNNKLFQLLGAGDFIGLLYLYSHEPSFFSAFGIAGSEIIQFEKNVFKKFVSTNSKFLVDVYNKATSNPMALMQNLASYKEHKINGALADFLLYFDEKNCLQAVKQKEISEVLGYSRENVCK from the coding sequence ATGATCCTACACGAAAGCTATTTAGAAAATCCTACATTCGAGAATTTAAGCGACCGTGAAAAAGCGGTGCTCGCGTCTAATTCATCATTAATGAAATTCGAGCATGAAGAAATGTTTCTGAAACACGGCAGCTTATTGAATTCGGTATATTTTATTCATGAGGGTGTGGTGAAGATGAAACATAACAATAAGCTCTTTCAACTGTTAGGCGCCGGCGATTTTATCGGGCTATTGTACCTCTACAGCCACGAACCTTCCTTCTTTTCAGCATTTGGGATCGCCGGTTCTGAAATCATTCAGTTTGAAAAAAATGTTTTTAAGAAATTTGTGTCCACCAATTCGAAATTTCTGGTAGATGTGTATAATAAGGCTACATCCAATCCAATGGCCTTAATGCAGAATCTCGCCAGCTACAAAGAGCATAAGATTAATGGCGCGCTTGCCGACTTCCTTTTATACTTCGACGAAAAGAATTGCTTACAGGCTGTAAAGCAGAAAGAGATAAGCGAAGTCCTAGGATATTCACGCGAAAATGTCTGCAAATGA
- a CDS encoding M28 family metallopeptidase has protein sequence MKKTILPLLFAIVATSCATVNYTYEGKAFRKSAESITQEDLKRNLYVIASDEMEGRETGSEGQKKAGRYMIAQYQKMGVSYPAPLKSFYQTVPASFMQTKTRGGNLPESENILAYIEGSEKPEELIVISAHYDHVGVQNGQVYNGADDDGSGTVAVMEIAEALQKAKKSGHGPKRSVLFLHVTGEEHGLIGSDYYAKNPVFPLANTVANLNIDMIGRCDPDNCGKDYVYVIGSEMLSTDLKKINEAANNKTVKLELNYKYDDPNDKMRLYYRSDHYNFAKNNVPVAFYFDGIHADYHKPTDDADKIDYEALQKRTQLVFATAWELANRQDRIVVDGKNTR, from the coding sequence ATGAAGAAAACAATATTACCGCTTTTGTTTGCAATTGTTGCGACCAGCTGTGCGACGGTGAATTACACGTATGAAGGCAAGGCTTTCCGGAAATCTGCTGAATCTATCACACAGGAAGACCTAAAGAGAAACCTCTACGTCATTGCCTCTGATGAAATGGAAGGTCGCGAAACCGGCAGTGAAGGCCAGAAAAAGGCCGGCCGCTATATGATCGCGCAGTATCAAAAGATGGGCGTATCTTACCCGGCTCCACTTAAATCCTTTTATCAGACGGTGCCAGCCAGTTTCATGCAGACGAAAACACGCGGTGGTAACCTGCCAGAATCCGAGAATATATTGGCCTACATCGAAGGCAGCGAAAAACCCGAAGAGCTGATTGTTATTTCTGCGCATTACGACCACGTGGGCGTACAGAACGGGCAGGTATATAACGGCGCAGATGATGATGGTAGTGGTACAGTAGCTGTGATGGAGATCGCTGAGGCGCTTCAGAAGGCTAAGAAATCCGGACACGGGCCGAAACGTTCTGTCTTGTTCCTACATGTGACGGGCGAAGAACACGGCTTGATAGGATCTGATTACTATGCTAAAAACCCTGTTTTCCCACTCGCAAATACAGTCGCCAACCTTAATATTGATATGATTGGCCGTTGCGACCCCGATAATTGCGGGAAGGATTATGTGTACGTGATTGGCTCTGAGATGCTGAGCACCGACCTGAAAAAGATTAACGAAGCCGCCAACAATAAAACCGTAAAGCTGGAACTTAATTATAAATATGACGATCCTAATGATAAGATGAGGCTCTACTACCGATCAGACCATTATAACTTCGCTAAGAATAATGTTCCGGTAGCGTTTTACTTCGATGGGATTCATGCGGATTATCATAAACCTACCGATGATGCCGATAAAATTGATTATGAAGCGCTGCAAAAGCGTACACAACTGGTATTCGCTACTGCCTGGGAACTTGCCAACAGACAAGACCGCATTGTAGTTGATGGCAAAAACACCAGATAA